A section of the Rhipicephalus sanguineus isolate Rsan-2018 chromosome 11, BIME_Rsan_1.4, whole genome shotgun sequence genome encodes:
- the LOC119374965 gene encoding uncharacterized protein LOC119374965 has protein sequence MGTLYYELESTAATLAGAVNAKCRAFAVTSRDAICGPNKAVDDNSQKLPQAQLTYATFANSTVRKRVFFSDFKTSAVDRYNLVSQGRGSIGLRSRVAWMLFNVHLEDIRKHCGRDPYEPELTFCSTFLGKRC, from the exons ATGGGCACGCTGTACTACGAGCTCGAGAGCACCGCGGCCACCCTGGCCGGCGCCGTCAACGCCAAGTGCAGGGCATTCGCGGTGACGAGCAGGGACGCG ATCTGCGGGCCGAACAAAGCGGTCGATGACAACAGCCAAAAGTTGCCCCAAGCGCAACTCACGTACGCTACGTTCGCGAATTCCACCGTGAGGAAGAGAGTGTTCTTCTCGGACTTCAAGACCAGCGCCGTCGATAGG TACAACCTCGTCAGTCAAGGAAGGGGCAGCATCGGCCTTCGTTCCCGGGTGGCGTGGATGCTGTTCAACGTGCACTTGGAAGACATAAGAAAACATTGCGGGAGAGATCCTTACGAACCCGAACTGACCTTCTGTAGCACCTTTCTTGGCAAGAGGTGCTGA